A single region of the Marmota flaviventris isolate mMarFla1 chromosome 10, mMarFla1.hap1, whole genome shotgun sequence genome encodes:
- the Zdhhc18 gene encoding palmitoyltransferase ZDHHC18 isoform X1, with translation MKDCEYQQISPGAAPPPASPGARRPGPAAPPAPGPGPAPAAPRWSGSGSGSLGRRPRRKWEVFPGRNRFYCGGRLMLAGHGGVFALTLLLILSTTVLFFVFDCPYLARKLTLAIPIIAAILFFFVMSCLLQTSFTDPGILPRATVCEAAALEKQIDNTGSSTYRPPPRTREVMINGQMVKLKYCFTCKMFRPPRTSHCSVCDNCVERFDHHCPWVGNCVGRRNYRFFYAFILSLSFLTAFIFACVVTHLTLRSQRSNFLSTLKETPASVLELVICFFSIWSILGLSGFHTYLVASNLTTNEDIKGSWSSKRGGEASVNPYSHKSIITNCCAVLCGPLPPSLIDRRGFVQSDTVLPSPIRSDEPACGAKPDASMCVQGLKDLLRTAALCLSRSGLGGARHPAPPPA, from the exons ATGAAGGACTGCGAGTACCAGCAGATCAGCCCCGGGGCTGCCCCGCCGCCCGCCTCCCCCGGGGCGCGCCGCCCCGGCCCCGCCGCGCCCCCCGCTCCGGGACCCGGGCCCGCGCCCGCCGCGCCGCGCTGGAGCGGCAGCGGCAGCGGGAGCTTGGGCCGCCGCCCGCGGCGCAAGTGGGAGGTGTTCCCGGGCCGCAACCGCTTCTACTGCGGCGGCCGCCTCATGCTGGCGGGTCACGGCGGCGTCTTTGCGCTCACGCTGCTgctcatcctcagcaccacggtCCTCTTCTTCGTCTTCGA CTGCCCCTACCTGGCTCGCAAACTGACCCTGGCAATCCCCATCATCGCTGCCATCCTCTTCTTCTTCGTCATGAGCTGCCTGCTGCAAACAAGTTTCACCGACCCTGGGATCCTGCCCCGGGCCACTGTCTGTGAAGCAGCTGCCCTGGAGAAACAGATTG ACAACACAGGCAGTTCCACATACCGGCCGCCCCCTCGGACACGGGAGGTGATGATCAATGGGCAGATGGTGAAGCTGAAGTATTGCTTCACCTGCAAGATGTTTCGGCCACCCCGGACCTCACACTGCAGCGTCTGCGACAACTGTGTGG AACGGTTTGACCATCACTGCCCCTGGGTGGGCAACTGTGTGGGGAGACGGAACTACCGCTTCTTCTATGCGtttattctctccctctccttcctgacgGCCTTCATCTTCGCCTGCGTGGTCACTCACCTGACGCTGC GCTCTCAGAGAAGCAACTTCCTCTCCACTCTGAAGGAGACACCAGCAAG TGTGCTGGAGTTGGTGATCTGCTTCTTCTCCATCTGGTCCATTCTGGGCCTCTCAGGGTTTCACACTTACCTCGTCGCCTCCAACCTGACAACTAATGAAGAT ATCAAAGGCTCGTGGTCCAGCAAGAGGGGCGGTGAGGCCTCTGTCAACCCCTACAGCCATAAAAGTATTATCACCAACTGCTGTGCTGTGCTCTGTGGCCCCCTACCTCCCAG CCTGATTGACCGGAGGGGATTTGTGCAGTCTGATACCGTGTTGCCCTCGCCCATCAGAAGCGATGAGCCAGCCTGTGGAGCCAAGCCAGATGCCAGCATG TGTGTGCAGGGGCTTAAGGACCTCCTGAGGACcgctgctctctgcctctccaggAGTGGCCTGGGGGGAGCCAGGCACCCGGCACCTCCACCTGCCTAA
- the Zdhhc18 gene encoding palmitoyltransferase ZDHHC18 isoform X2, translating into MKDCEYQQISPGAAPPPASPGARRPGPAAPPAPGPGPAPAAPRWSGSGSGSLGRRPRRKWEVFPGRNRFYCGGRLMLAGHGGVFALTLLLILSTTVLFFVFDCPYLARKLTLAIPIIAAILFFFVMSCLLQTSFTDPGILPRATVCEAAALEKQIDNTGSSTYRPPPRTREVMINGQMVKLKYCFTCKMFRPPRTSHCSVCDNCVERFDHHCPWVGNCVGRRNYRFFYAFILSLSFLTAFIFACVVTHLTLRSQRSNFLSTLKETPASVLELVICFFSIWSILGLSGFHTYLVASNLTTNEDIKGSWSSKRGGEASVNPYSHKSIITNCCAVLCGPLPPSLIDRRGFVQSDTVLPSPIRSDEPACGAKPDASMSVCPQSHGESQSDPEGQAGRAG; encoded by the exons ATGAAGGACTGCGAGTACCAGCAGATCAGCCCCGGGGCTGCCCCGCCGCCCGCCTCCCCCGGGGCGCGCCGCCCCGGCCCCGCCGCGCCCCCCGCTCCGGGACCCGGGCCCGCGCCCGCCGCGCCGCGCTGGAGCGGCAGCGGCAGCGGGAGCTTGGGCCGCCGCCCGCGGCGCAAGTGGGAGGTGTTCCCGGGCCGCAACCGCTTCTACTGCGGCGGCCGCCTCATGCTGGCGGGTCACGGCGGCGTCTTTGCGCTCACGCTGCTgctcatcctcagcaccacggtCCTCTTCTTCGTCTTCGA CTGCCCCTACCTGGCTCGCAAACTGACCCTGGCAATCCCCATCATCGCTGCCATCCTCTTCTTCTTCGTCATGAGCTGCCTGCTGCAAACAAGTTTCACCGACCCTGGGATCCTGCCCCGGGCCACTGTCTGTGAAGCAGCTGCCCTGGAGAAACAGATTG ACAACACAGGCAGTTCCACATACCGGCCGCCCCCTCGGACACGGGAGGTGATGATCAATGGGCAGATGGTGAAGCTGAAGTATTGCTTCACCTGCAAGATGTTTCGGCCACCCCGGACCTCACACTGCAGCGTCTGCGACAACTGTGTGG AACGGTTTGACCATCACTGCCCCTGGGTGGGCAACTGTGTGGGGAGACGGAACTACCGCTTCTTCTATGCGtttattctctccctctccttcctgacgGCCTTCATCTTCGCCTGCGTGGTCACTCACCTGACGCTGC GCTCTCAGAGAAGCAACTTCCTCTCCACTCTGAAGGAGACACCAGCAAG TGTGCTGGAGTTGGTGATCTGCTTCTTCTCCATCTGGTCCATTCTGGGCCTCTCAGGGTTTCACACTTACCTCGTCGCCTCCAACCTGACAACTAATGAAGAT ATCAAAGGCTCGTGGTCCAGCAAGAGGGGCGGTGAGGCCTCTGTCAACCCCTACAGCCATAAAAGTATTATCACCAACTGCTGTGCTGTGCTCTGTGGCCCCCTACCTCCCAG CCTGATTGACCGGAGGGGATTTGTGCAGTCTGATACCGTGTTGCCCTCGCCCATCAGAAGCGATGAGCCAGCCTGTGGAGCCAAGCCAGATGCCAGCATG
- the Zdhhc18 gene encoding palmitoyltransferase ZDHHC18 isoform X5 yields MKDCEYQQISPGAAPPPASPGARRPGPAAPPAPGPGPAPAAPRWSGSGSGSLGRRPRRKWEVFPGRNRFYCGGRLMLAGHGGVFALTLLLILSTTVLFFVFDCPYLARKLTLAIPIIAAILFFFVMSCLLQTSFTDPGILPRATVCEAAALEKQIDNTGSSTYRPPPRTREVMINGQMVKLKYCFTCKMFRPPRTSHCSVCDNCVERFDHHCPWVGNCVGRRNYRFFYAFILSLSFLTAFIFACVVTHLTLRSQRSNFLSTLKETPASVLELVICFFSIWSILGLSGFHTYLVASNLTTNEDIKGSWSSKRGGEASVNPYSHKSIITNCCAVLCGPLPPSLIDRRGFVQSDTVLPSPIRSDEPACGAKPDASMVGGHP; encoded by the exons ATGAAGGACTGCGAGTACCAGCAGATCAGCCCCGGGGCTGCCCCGCCGCCCGCCTCCCCCGGGGCGCGCCGCCCCGGCCCCGCCGCGCCCCCCGCTCCGGGACCCGGGCCCGCGCCCGCCGCGCCGCGCTGGAGCGGCAGCGGCAGCGGGAGCTTGGGCCGCCGCCCGCGGCGCAAGTGGGAGGTGTTCCCGGGCCGCAACCGCTTCTACTGCGGCGGCCGCCTCATGCTGGCGGGTCACGGCGGCGTCTTTGCGCTCACGCTGCTgctcatcctcagcaccacggtCCTCTTCTTCGTCTTCGA CTGCCCCTACCTGGCTCGCAAACTGACCCTGGCAATCCCCATCATCGCTGCCATCCTCTTCTTCTTCGTCATGAGCTGCCTGCTGCAAACAAGTTTCACCGACCCTGGGATCCTGCCCCGGGCCACTGTCTGTGAAGCAGCTGCCCTGGAGAAACAGATTG ACAACACAGGCAGTTCCACATACCGGCCGCCCCCTCGGACACGGGAGGTGATGATCAATGGGCAGATGGTGAAGCTGAAGTATTGCTTCACCTGCAAGATGTTTCGGCCACCCCGGACCTCACACTGCAGCGTCTGCGACAACTGTGTGG AACGGTTTGACCATCACTGCCCCTGGGTGGGCAACTGTGTGGGGAGACGGAACTACCGCTTCTTCTATGCGtttattctctccctctccttcctgacgGCCTTCATCTTCGCCTGCGTGGTCACTCACCTGACGCTGC GCTCTCAGAGAAGCAACTTCCTCTCCACTCTGAAGGAGACACCAGCAAG TGTGCTGGAGTTGGTGATCTGCTTCTTCTCCATCTGGTCCATTCTGGGCCTCTCAGGGTTTCACACTTACCTCGTCGCCTCCAACCTGACAACTAATGAAGAT ATCAAAGGCTCGTGGTCCAGCAAGAGGGGCGGTGAGGCCTCTGTCAACCCCTACAGCCATAAAAGTATTATCACCAACTGCTGTGCTGTGCTCTGTGGCCCCCTACCTCCCAG CCTGATTGACCGGAGGGGATTTGTGCAGTCTGATACCGTGTTGCCCTCGCCCATCAGAAGCGATGAGCCAGCCTGTGGAGCCAAGCCAGATGCCAGCATGGTAGGAGGCCACCCTTGA
- the Zdhhc18 gene encoding palmitoyltransferase ZDHHC18 isoform X3, with translation MKDCEYQQISPGAAPPPASPGARRPGPAAPPAPGPGPAPAAPRWSGSGSGSLGRRPRRKWEVFPGRNRFYCGGRLMLAGHGGVFALTLLLILSTTVLFFVFDCPYLARKLTLAIPIIAAILFFFVMSCLLQTSFTDPGILPRATVCEAAALEKQIDNTGSSTYRPPPRTREVMINGQMVKLKYCFTCKMFRPPRTSHCSVCDNCVERFDHHCPWVGNCVGRRNYRFFYAFILSLSFLTAFIFACVVTHLTLRSQRSNFLSTLKETPASVLELVICFFSIWSILGLSGFHTYLVASNLTTNEDIKGSWSSKRGGEASVNPYSHKSIITNCCAVLCGPLPPSLIDRRGFVQSDTVLPSPIRSDEPACGAKPDASMQEAAWSPHRCLPWWSPHLLFS, from the exons ATGAAGGACTGCGAGTACCAGCAGATCAGCCCCGGGGCTGCCCCGCCGCCCGCCTCCCCCGGGGCGCGCCGCCCCGGCCCCGCCGCGCCCCCCGCTCCGGGACCCGGGCCCGCGCCCGCCGCGCCGCGCTGGAGCGGCAGCGGCAGCGGGAGCTTGGGCCGCCGCCCGCGGCGCAAGTGGGAGGTGTTCCCGGGCCGCAACCGCTTCTACTGCGGCGGCCGCCTCATGCTGGCGGGTCACGGCGGCGTCTTTGCGCTCACGCTGCTgctcatcctcagcaccacggtCCTCTTCTTCGTCTTCGA CTGCCCCTACCTGGCTCGCAAACTGACCCTGGCAATCCCCATCATCGCTGCCATCCTCTTCTTCTTCGTCATGAGCTGCCTGCTGCAAACAAGTTTCACCGACCCTGGGATCCTGCCCCGGGCCACTGTCTGTGAAGCAGCTGCCCTGGAGAAACAGATTG ACAACACAGGCAGTTCCACATACCGGCCGCCCCCTCGGACACGGGAGGTGATGATCAATGGGCAGATGGTGAAGCTGAAGTATTGCTTCACCTGCAAGATGTTTCGGCCACCCCGGACCTCACACTGCAGCGTCTGCGACAACTGTGTGG AACGGTTTGACCATCACTGCCCCTGGGTGGGCAACTGTGTGGGGAGACGGAACTACCGCTTCTTCTATGCGtttattctctccctctccttcctgacgGCCTTCATCTTCGCCTGCGTGGTCACTCACCTGACGCTGC GCTCTCAGAGAAGCAACTTCCTCTCCACTCTGAAGGAGACACCAGCAAG TGTGCTGGAGTTGGTGATCTGCTTCTTCTCCATCTGGTCCATTCTGGGCCTCTCAGGGTTTCACACTTACCTCGTCGCCTCCAACCTGACAACTAATGAAGAT ATCAAAGGCTCGTGGTCCAGCAAGAGGGGCGGTGAGGCCTCTGTCAACCCCTACAGCCATAAAAGTATTATCACCAACTGCTGTGCTGTGCTCTGTGGCCCCCTACCTCCCAG CCTGATTGACCGGAGGGGATTTGTGCAGTCTGATACCGTGTTGCCCTCGCCCATCAGAAGCGATGAGCCAGCCTGTGGAGCCAAGCCAGATGCCAGCATG
- the Zdhhc18 gene encoding palmitoyltransferase ZDHHC18 isoform X4, whose protein sequence is MKDCEYQQISPGAAPPPASPGARRPGPAAPPAPGPGPAPAAPRWSGSGSGSLGRRPRRKWEVFPGRNRFYCGGRLMLAGHGGVFALTLLLILSTTVLFFVFDCPYLARKLTLAIPIIAAILFFFVMSCLLQTSFTDPGILPRATVCEAAALEKQIDNTGSSTYRPPPRTREVMINGQMVKLKYCFTCKMFRPPRTSHCSVCDNCVERFDHHCPWVGNCVGRRNYRFFYAFILSLSFLTAFIFACVVTHLTLRSQRSNFLSTLKETPASVLELVICFFSIWSILGLSGFHTYLVASNLTTNEDIKGSWSSKRGGEASVNPYSHKSIITNCCAVLCGPLPPSLIDRRGFVQSDTVLPSPIRSDEPACGAKPDASMEDTCQDFAISCTA, encoded by the exons ATGAAGGACTGCGAGTACCAGCAGATCAGCCCCGGGGCTGCCCCGCCGCCCGCCTCCCCCGGGGCGCGCCGCCCCGGCCCCGCCGCGCCCCCCGCTCCGGGACCCGGGCCCGCGCCCGCCGCGCCGCGCTGGAGCGGCAGCGGCAGCGGGAGCTTGGGCCGCCGCCCGCGGCGCAAGTGGGAGGTGTTCCCGGGCCGCAACCGCTTCTACTGCGGCGGCCGCCTCATGCTGGCGGGTCACGGCGGCGTCTTTGCGCTCACGCTGCTgctcatcctcagcaccacggtCCTCTTCTTCGTCTTCGA CTGCCCCTACCTGGCTCGCAAACTGACCCTGGCAATCCCCATCATCGCTGCCATCCTCTTCTTCTTCGTCATGAGCTGCCTGCTGCAAACAAGTTTCACCGACCCTGGGATCCTGCCCCGGGCCACTGTCTGTGAAGCAGCTGCCCTGGAGAAACAGATTG ACAACACAGGCAGTTCCACATACCGGCCGCCCCCTCGGACACGGGAGGTGATGATCAATGGGCAGATGGTGAAGCTGAAGTATTGCTTCACCTGCAAGATGTTTCGGCCACCCCGGACCTCACACTGCAGCGTCTGCGACAACTGTGTGG AACGGTTTGACCATCACTGCCCCTGGGTGGGCAACTGTGTGGGGAGACGGAACTACCGCTTCTTCTATGCGtttattctctccctctccttcctgacgGCCTTCATCTTCGCCTGCGTGGTCACTCACCTGACGCTGC GCTCTCAGAGAAGCAACTTCCTCTCCACTCTGAAGGAGACACCAGCAAG TGTGCTGGAGTTGGTGATCTGCTTCTTCTCCATCTGGTCCATTCTGGGCCTCTCAGGGTTTCACACTTACCTCGTCGCCTCCAACCTGACAACTAATGAAGAT ATCAAAGGCTCGTGGTCCAGCAAGAGGGGCGGTGAGGCCTCTGTCAACCCCTACAGCCATAAAAGTATTATCACCAACTGCTGTGCTGTGCTCTGTGGCCCCCTACCTCCCAG CCTGATTGACCGGAGGGGATTTGTGCAGTCTGATACCGTGTTGCCCTCGCCCATCAGAAGCGATGAGCCAGCCTGTGGAGCCAAGCCAGATGCCAGCATG GAGGACACCTGTCAGGATTTTGCCATCTCCTGCACAGCCTGA